One stretch of Cygnus olor isolate bCygOlo1 chromosome 1, bCygOlo1.pri.v2, whole genome shotgun sequence DNA includes these proteins:
- the HSPA13 gene encoding heat shock 70 kDa protein 13, protein MAGQMAVLGSAVLALLLAGYLAQQYLPMPTPKVIGIDLGTTYCSVGVFLPGTGQVKVIADENGHHSIPSIVSFTDRDVHVGYDGLELADSNPQNTIYDAKRFIGKIFTAEELKSESSRYPFKIFNNGGSAEFSVTTNETFHVTPEHIGSQLLLKLKRMAEDNLGMPILKAVISVPAEFDERQRNATVKAANLAGLEILRVINEPTAAAMAYGLHKADVFNVLVVDLGGGTLDVSLLNKQGGMFLTRAMAGNNKLGGQDFNQRLMQHLYDQLHQKYGSLPSRKEEIHRLRQAVEAVKLNLTVHEASTLRVLLTMPETKLTKELPEGQVKQNAAHTDKPSQKTKDLEDLGDVSNGKNDFVKVVFEREISRKLFDVLNEDLFEKILVPIEQVLKEGHLHKTEVDEIVLVGGSTRIPKIRKVIRDFFGKEPNTSVDPDLAVVMGVAIQAGIVGGSWPLQVSAIEIPNKHLQKTNFN, encoded by the exons ATGGCGGGGCAGATGGCGGTGCTGG GCTCGGCTGTCCTGGCGCTCCTGTTAGCCGGCTATCTAGCCCAGCAGTATTTACCGATGCCTACGCCAAAAGTAATCGGGATTGATCTTGGCACGACTTACTGCTCTGTTGGTGTCTTTCTTCCTGGGACGGGGCAGGTGAAGGTTATTGCAGATGAAAACGGGCACCACAGCATACCCAGCATAGTGTCCTTCACTGACAGGGATGTGCACGTAGGGTATGATGGTCTGGAACTGGCAGATTCGAATCCTCAGAACACTATATACGATGCAAAGCGATTCATTGGGAAGATTTTCACTGCAGAAGAACTGAAAAGTGAAAGCAGTAGGTATCCGTTTAAG ATTTTCAACAATGGCGGATCAGCTGAATTTTCTGTGACAACTAATGAAACCTTTCATGTCACTCCAGAGCATATTGGCTCTCAGCTGCTACTGAAATTGAAGAGAATGGCAGAAGACAATCTTGGTATGCCCATTTTGAAGGCAGTCATCTCTGTGCCAGCAGAGTTTGATGAAAGGCAACGGAATGCTACTGTTAAGGCAGCTAACCTTGCAG GGCTAGAAATCTTGAGAGTAATTAACGAACCCACAGCTGCAGCTATGGCTTACGGACTGCACAAAGCTGATGTGTTTAACGTTCTGGTGGTGGATTTGGGTGGAGGAACTTTGGATGTCTCTCTGTTGAACAAGCAGGGAGGGATGTTCCTCACACGAGCCATGGCAG GTAATAACAAACTCGGAGGACAGGATTTTAATCAGAGGTTGATGCAGCATTTATACGATCAGCTCCATCAAAAATATGGTTCTCTGCcatcaagaaaagaagaaatacatcgCCTCAGACAGGCTGTGGAAGCAGTTAAATTAAACTTGACAGTTCATGAGGCATCTACGCTAAGGGTGTTGTTGACTATGCCAGAAACAAAGCTTACAAAAGAACTTCCAGAAGGTCaggtaaaacaaaatgctgctcaTACAGACAAgccttcacagaaaacaaaagacctGGAAGATCTTGGAGatgtttcaaatggaaaaaatgactttgtCAAAGTtgtgtttgaaagagaaatctCTAGGAAACTATTTGATGTATTGAATGAGGACCTTTTTGAGAAGATTCTTGTGCCCATTGAACAGGTGTTGAAGGAAGGGCACCTACACAAAACCGAAGTGGATGAAATTGTGTTAGTTGGGGGCTCCACCCGGATTCCTAAAATACGCAAAGTTATTCGGGATTTCTTTGGGAAGGAACCTAACACCTCTGTAGACCCTGACCTAGCAGTTGTAATGGGTGTAGCTATCCAAGCAGGAATTGTTGGTGGGTCCTGGCCTCTCCAAGTCAGTGCTATAGAAATTCCTAATAAGCATTTACAGAAGACTAATTTTAACTGA